One stretch of Akkermansia sp. RCC_12PD DNA includes these proteins:
- a CDS encoding outer membrane beta-barrel protein, producing MKRNLFITCALGLLSCAFSAQASDPWNYYRVGSSYSSPSYTQKYDSTFGMTIKGAYGIAGDSDMPNLGGGLLSLNSYTETGDIVHELSLTAGLMSSDAKHFNAFDIGREWGYSDAQIQHFLNEKNITNVDLKIKYQTSIPLLAGYTLNLPLVQEKAYFFLGGKIGVTFNSLKATATIDRKIWQSDSTYRIERGRASATEFNADFTFSATLGFRFAIGNTTDLILGYELLKFHDTDPYHVIQAGISWTF from the coding sequence ATGAAGAGAAACTTGTTTATAACGTGTGCATTAGGCCTGTTGTCCTGTGCTTTTTCGGCCCAAGCGTCTGACCCTTGGAATTATTATAGAGTAGGCAGTTCTTACAGTTCTCCGTCCTATACGCAGAAATACGATTCTACCTTTGGAATGACTATCAAAGGGGCCTATGGGATTGCAGGAGATAGCGACATGCCTAATCTTGGCGGCGGTTTGCTCAGCCTAAATTCATATACTGAAACAGGAGATATCGTTCACGAATTGTCTTTGACGGCGGGATTGATGTCTTCCGATGCTAAACATTTCAATGCCTTCGATATTGGACGTGAATGGGGATATTCCGATGCTCAAATTCAACATTTTCTAAATGAGAAAAACATTACGAATGTTGACTTGAAAATCAAATACCAAACATCTATCCCCCTACTGGCAGGATATACATTGAATCTTCCTTTGGTTCAAGAGAAAGCATATTTCTTCTTAGGTGGCAAAATTGGCGTAACTTTCAATTCTTTGAAAGCTACAGCAACGATTGATAGAAAAATTTGGCAATCTGATTCTACTTATCGAATAGAGAGAGGTAGAGCTAGTGCAACTGAGTTCAATGCAGATTTTACATTCTCTGCTACGTTAGGATTCCGCTTTGCCATTGGCAATACAACAGATTTGATTTTAGGGTACGAACTTCTCAAATTCCATGATACTGACCCTTACCATGTCATCCAAGCTGGTATTAGCTGGACCTTCTAG